A genomic segment from Ptychodera flava strain L36383 chromosome 23 unlocalized genomic scaffold, AS_Pfla_20210202 Scaffold_23__1_contigs__length_28996876_pilon, whole genome shotgun sequence encodes:
- the LOC139124203 gene encoding uncharacterized protein encodes MEAARQDTTTTTSNVTAAGATFVQAHTPTTAPGTGQAQARTSTAQQHASTGAGRGASQPPVAATSADNQNSDNAPSQMKDQIGQIMKKVENMEKMAGTATVEEALQKLMEIAQMPAFVSRQQILNALRTLVDRATRSAHSKLARFRAVLSQFEANDFGNDAGRLIVLLLGNKEEKRIASKVAKFIKNSTSNSNNSRFRPYPDRRATFGTRRSKKFLRCYECGKMGHFARECNTKANEN; translated from the exons ATGGAAGCTGCTCGGCAAGATACTACTACCACGACCTCCAACGTGACGGCTGCGGGTGCTACTTTTGTGCAAGCCCACACACCAACCACTGCTCCAGGCACTGGCCAAGCACAAGCACGGACCTCGACAGCTCAACAGCATGCATCTACTGGGGCAGGAAGGGGTGCTTCACAACCACCGGTTGCAGCTACGTCTGCTGATAACCAGAATTCTGACAATGCTCCGTCGCAG ATGAAAGATCAAATTGGACAGATCATGAAGAAGGTAGAGAATATGGAAAAGATGGCGGGGACAGCCACAGTAGAAGAAGCCCTTCAAAAGTTAATGGAGATAGCGCAGATGCCAGCGTTTGTGTCCAGACAGCAAATATTGAATGCTCTTAGAACACTCGTAGATAGGGCAACAAGATCAGCTCACTCTAAGTTGGCCCGTTTTAGGGCTGTATTATCGCAATTTGAGGCCAACGATTTTGGCAATGATGCTGGTCGCCTAATTGTGTTATTATTAGGGAATAAAGAGGAAAAGAGAATAGCATCAAAggttgcaaaatttataaagaaTAGCACGAGCAACAGTAACAACTCTAGATTTCGACCATATCCGGATAGGCGGGCGACTTTCGGAACTCGACGTTCcaaaaagtttttgagatgttaCGAGTGTGGAAAGATGGGACACTTTGCGAGAGAATGTAATACCAAAGCTAACGAAAATTAG